Below is a genomic region from Henckelia pumila isolate YLH828 chromosome 3, ASM3356847v2, whole genome shotgun sequence.
tttaataaaatcattttatatttaaacatttttttatatgatgttccaatattgatttttaaaaagtttGTTGCTATGAATTTTATTAAACCGTTGCAATTTATTACGGTTTAATAAAACCGTTGCATTGTGCATGCGATGATTAGGTAACCGATTAAACCGTTACATGCatgttaatatatattatattgcaCACACTTTGCATACGTGTCTGCTGATGTCAATagttggaatttattttttaactaCTTTATTGTGATACCTCTGTCTCATGCGGATTAATTACCGTGCCGCGTGTAACGTGATAGCTAGCCCATCTTATATCGGATCGTGAGCTAGGATTGATTAATAAATGAATCGAAAAGTTAAAATTACATGATATAGAAACTCATCATGCAGTTGTAGCAAGCCTGGCATTTAGTTTCATGAAAtgtattattttgtttatttgttttaagTATTCAtttgctagctagctagctcgTTTCTCATACTTGGTCGCACTTTGTTGGCACAAAACCTACAGTCTCCTTAATAAGATCATGCACCACCAACAAATCTTGCTGctgaaaattcccaaaaatGGACATACCATCCGAAGTACTCCCCATAGCCAGACACGCTCCTCCGCTCGGATCCGCCACGAAGTAGTTCTTCTCCGGCAACTCCAAGTCCACTCCCTCAAAATGGAACACCATTCTTGGAACCTCAATATGATCGATAGTACTAGCAGTGTCGTTCGACGTGGGAAGTATGAAACAAAGATCAAACACTTTTCCATAAGGAGAATTGTCTACGGGTAATTTCATCTGCGAAACGAACGCATTCTTAACAAGATAGTATGCGTTTCTTGGGAGATATGTGATGGTCGTGCCTGTATCAATGATCATGCCACCACTTCCATCTTCTTGGATCTGGAAACTCGATTTCTCGACGCTCAATCGCGTGTGCCCGACTGTTATCCCTTGCAAGGAAAGATAGTAAAACGTAGGTAAAGATGGGTTTTTGATCAAAGGGGTTGCTTTGACGTTTAATGGTTCCATTGCGGGTTCTTTATCCAAGGATCCTATTTGAAGCATGCCGGGCTTGTTTGAATCGATGGATGTTAAACAATAGGAAAATTTTGGTGCTTTGAGTTGGGAAACAAGAGACAGAGCTCCGCGGCCGAGCCCCACCAGCCCCGCCCCTTGGTCGAAACCAATCCCATCGTTAGCGAAACCACAGCCGAATCCGATTCTTGGGACCGAAACATTGTCGAATGTGAACGTTTCGAGCCCCATGACACCTTCGGTACTCGAAAAATCACCATACAAATATGTATACTGGCAGCTTTTTCCATCATCGCAAGAAGAAGAGGGCTGCAGTGCGCTGCAGAGTATGCTGGAACAGGGCAAGTGAGTGAAAGATGAGGATTTTTCGGGATCGAAAATCGGGGTTGTTTGAGGGAAACATCGCTTGCAAGGCTGGCATTGGGTCCAGACCAGATCACTTCCCGTGTCGAGTATAGCTGAGAAAGATACTGGTGGAGTTCCAATAGAGAGTTTCATTAAGAACTCGCCATCTCCGGCATGAATAGGCGATTCGAAGTCGTTAGCCTGGTGATAATCTGATGCAGACACAGCCATAGCTTGAAGCTGTTTGATCCTCTGTTTTTCCCGACTCATTGCACGTCGCAAGAGCTCGAACTTGGTGAAAGTATTGCCGGAATCGACTCGTCGTAAGGGTACTCGAAACCCGGCTTCGATCGCATGGGGGTGTTGAAGTGATGCATGTCTAGATGTGGAAAGGGTCGGGGAAACAAGAAGTGTAGCAGCAAGAATTAGTAGATTGATGCTAGAAAATCGAAGTGaggacatttttttttcttgatagTAAGTTTGTTGTTCAAAGTTTGTATGAAATTGAAGTAAATATATCCGAAGGGAGGGGAGAAATAAATGGCATGAATTATAATGGCTAATTCTATTATCCGATGGGCAAATATTTTCAGTATACCAAATTAAAAAATCTTGGAAAATTTGGCAGTCTCTATCCACTATCTCACCAATTCATTGCATGCATAttattaattcaaaaaaaatcattaaaaaatgtttggtgatcaattttttttaattataaaaaagactGCATTTATACACGCATCATAAGTTTATATTACGTATTTGGTAATAATTTAGCGATTTAAGGTGCGTACGCCGACACGTTTGGTTCAAGTGTGATTGGCGTGAAGAAGAAAGTGTAATTATCGTGAACCTCATAGATAATACAAGTGTACGGGATTGGACATTAATTAGCTAGATAGAATAAATCGTGTTAGCATTGAGAATTTTGTTTAGTTCAAATTAAACTATGTATTACAAATGATGCAATGGCTCTATAATGCAAGACATCGTGCTGTGTACAGGATCCAAACGCCACTCTTTATGGGTTCCAAAGATGTACAGAATGTTTTGGAATGGCACCAAATTTCCTTTTCACAAATATTACAATCCTGAACACTGTATTACAAATATTAATGAATACTTAGCATAACCCTCCGAAATAAGTACGTCCCAGGAACCACCTTTTGCTTGAACCTTGAACCAATTACCTTGCAATGAGTCTCAAAGTTCTAATTTCTAAGCCTGTCCCGACAAAACTACTAAAACTAAAAACCTGCGTATAGTCTTGCATTCGAAATAACACATCCAAGAAAATAGAAACATCGCTTCACGGGTGAAAAAACAATGTTTAAGGAGTACAATGGTAAAGTCGGGGAGACTTGTTTTAAACCCTGTTTGAATTGGCCAATGCCAGTTTATAGACCGATCAGTTTTGCTCGAGACTTGCTCTTACCCAATAATGTGGTCTGGTTCAAATGTTCTTCCTCCTCTTCAATCTTCCTCCTTCGAGCAGCCTCTTCCTTTTGTCTTTGAATCAATTCCAACTCCCTCAGTCTTTCTTCCTCTTTTCGCTGCAGTTCCAGGGCATCCCTCGTTTGAGCCTCTTCTACTCTTCTGCGATTCTCTTCCAGCATCTTATCAAGCTCTTCCCTCTCCTTCCGAGCTTGTTCCTGAGATTGAGAATTCAACTAAGTTTTGTGAATCACACTTCATGTAGAATAGATCGTGATTGTATTGTGATACTAGCATAAGCGTAGTGAAGTGAACACACTCACCACAATTTACGAGCATACACTTTGATGCATTGACGTAGAAGATGAATATGACATCAAAATGGTAattgtaaattaaaattttcaaattttaaccAAGTAGAGGTCACGGTAAAATTGCTAAGACACTGGAGCCATTGCAAAAATTAGTGATTTGTATACCAGAATGTCCATTAGTTGGTTCTACTTGGCAATAATACAGTAGAATGTAAGCATGTAATGCATGGAACTGCATCCTCtacaaaaccaaaattttgtACAGGCTACTCCTGGGTGGCCCAAACATTTACAGCATAGATCCAGTACCATTAAAAAGCTTCCAAAGAACAAACCTTATACAATATTGTACCTAAAACGTTAAATGAATCATGATACAAATCGCTAGTCAAAAATGATttctttaataaaaaaaaaattgcataaGCTGGGCTCATGGAGCTTACTTCTTTCTGCCTGGCCTCAGCAAGAGCTGCTTCCTTTTCTCTTACAAGT
It encodes:
- the LOC140891924 gene encoding aspartic proteinase nepenthesin-1-like is translated as MSSLRFSSINLLILAATLLVSPTLSTSRHASLQHPHAIEAGFRVPLRRVDSGNTFTKFELLRRAMSREKQRIKQLQAMAVSASDYHQANDFESPIHAGDGEFLMKLSIGTPPVSFSAILDTGSDLVWTQCQPCKRCFPQTTPIFDPEKSSSFTHLPCSSILCSALQPSSSCDDGKSCQYTYLYGDFSSTEGVMGLETFTFDNVSVPRIGFGCGFANDGIGFDQGAGLVGLGRGALSLVSQLKAPKFSYCLTSIDSNKPGMLQIGSLDKEPAMEPLNVKATPLIKNPSLPTFYYLSLQGITVGHTRLSVEKSSFQIQEDGSGGMIIDTGTTITYLPRNAYYLVKNAFVSQMKLPVDNSPYGKVFDLCFILPTSNDTASTIDHIEVPRMVFHFEGVDLELPEKNYFVADPSGGACLAMGSTSDGMSIFGNFQQQDLLVVHDLIKETVGFVPTKCDQV